Within Aspergillus oryzae RIB40 DNA, chromosome 2, the genomic segment GATTGCATTGATGGCTTTTGGAGACTCATTTCTGCTCGTATTCATGTTACTGGAACTGTATCCAGCAGTCTCTTTCTTACTCTTGACGACCGCATCATTCCTCACGTTCCTTTCAGTCAGCTATATCGGAATGAAATTCATGATGGAAATATGGGCGGTTCAGGCACCGGAACGGCGAGAGCAGGACCGCCGATCCAACCCTTCGGCAACAACAGCTCGCCCGGCTACTCTACCATTGCCAGCCACCACACGACTTAGAGACACCGGTGCAACACCTATCATTTTAACACCAGACCAAGATCCtcccgaggaagaagatgagccgCCTCCAAATCGTAGCACCACGCCGACAGCCCGAGAGACCCGCAGTGATGTAGGAGCCATGTATGCACGGTTTTATTTTATCCTATTCGTGATGCTCATCATTTCTATTTGGTCTTTCCTATGGCCAAATCGCCTGGGAGCGCTCTATGCCCGAGCTCTCGGGTTCGTATACCTGTCATTCTGGACCCCTCAGATTTATCGGAACGTTATGCGCAATTGCCGCAAGGCCCTGCGCTGGGATTTTGTGGTTGGTCAAAGTTTCCTGCGTCTGTTTCCTTTCATGTATTTCTTGACTGTGTCCGGCAACGTGCTATTCATTCGACCCGACACGACAACAGCCCTGGCACTGGCCGGGTGGGTGTGGATACAGGTCTGGATATTGGCAAGCCAGGACATTCTAGGTCCGCGCTTCTTCGTACCTCGAGGCTGGGCACCACCGGCCTATGATTATCACCCTATTGTACGAGATGCTGCCGGATCGGATGCTGACCTTGAGTCCGGTGGAGTTCTACCAATTGGAGCATTGAGAGCAGATGAAAGGGATTTTGATACCAAAGAGGATGACAAGCAGCGTCcgaaggataagaagaaagcgGTATTCGACTGTGCGATATGCATGCAGGAAATTGAGGTGCCCGTTCTCGCCGCGcccggtggtgctggaggcagCAGCATGACAGATGGAGCCACGAGTATCCTTAGCCGTCGGGCGTATATGGTCACTCCTTGTCGACATATCTTTCACAGCACATGCTTAGAGAGCTGGATGCGACTCCGGCTCCAGTGCCCTATTTGCCGAGAGTCTATCCCTCCTGTATAGCGTATATGATGGTGGACATACCCAGGGAAAAGTGTACACAAAGCTAGACTGTATTAATCTTATTATATATTTGAGTCACAGTCATCATGGAAACGTAGGACGGGTACTACTACGCAGAAGAATCGTCGTATGCAGCCCTGTCGGAGTCTAAGTCCCCGGCTTTGAGCATAGCCACTCTCCCACTAAGAAGTGTTTCTTTGATACTTGGAGGCACAATGGCAGCCATGTACCTTAGCAGGCTTTCGCCCTATGCCATAAGCATTAGATCCTAGTTAATTGCACCGAGTCATCGGTAAGCTTCCAAACAGGACATTGGCAACATGTATATTATTTCCATCGGGccagtgttgttgaataACAGGCCCAGCCGTCGACGGCTTATACACGAGTCTAACATTTCATCAAAAGAGACAATAATTTGGTTCCTCGTTGGTAAAACAGAACAATCCGACATTAAAAAAACCATGATCACCGAGCGCTTCATTTTGACATACCATCGCATCTACGCATCTTCCTTATCCGAGCATGCGCCCCTACTCATCACCAAGGGTTTCCTTGTAGGCCTTGGCATCAAGCAGGTTGTCAAGCTCTGAGGCGTCCTTGACCTCGATCTCAGCGATCCAGGCGTCACCCTCGGGGCTCTCGTTGATGAACTTGGCCTTATCCTCCAGAATTGAGTTGACGTTGATCACCTTACCGCTGACAGGAGAGTTGACGTCGGAAGCCGACTTGACAGACTCTACAGCTCCAACGGGTTCCCCGGCGCTGACCTCGGCGTCGACCTCAGGAAGCTCAACGAACACAACGTCGCCCAAGGAATGGGCAGCGTACTCTGTAATTCCGACCTTGGCTATTCATTCATTGTAAGCATAACATGCGCATTGAGGCTAGAATGTGCCATGTGTCGCCGTTTATGAACTCACCAGTCTTGCCGTCAGCGGCCAACTCAATCCATTCGTGAGACTCGGTGtacttcttcagctccacTGCAACATTTCATAAAATATTAGTATTTGTAACTGATATACGACATCTCAATGCCCTTCTGAAGGAAACTCGGAAAGATCCTTACTGAATGGGCTTTGGGAGAAGTTCCTAACACTTCCCCGCGGGAAAGCAGTTGCGGGCGAAACCCTGCATGCGGCGGCCAGAGGGAGCTTCTGGGAAAGCACGCGAGAGGCGAAGGGGCGGACGGATCTGGCGATGGCAGACATTTTGAAGAGTCTTGAGTGAAATGAATAGGAATTGAGTCAAGGGAAAGTGTGGGAAGGCAAGAAGTAGTGAtagagaagagggaaagtTGGAGTCCGCGGAGAGATTGCGCAGGTTAAAGTAGTAGCTTACATAGTTCCCGGACTGATAGGCGCGCCAAGACTGCTGATAAGCGCCTTTACAATCCGTTGGCCGCAAGTCGGGAAAATCTCATCGTCCCCATCCCGTTGTTCGTCTCCGACGCTATCTACCCCCACACCGGTTGCGGCCATGTTGTACGAGTTAATTGCCGTTGTATGATATCCTACGGATTTCCTCAGTTGATTGTCTGTGTTAAACAAGCTAATTGAACTCTTTGACAGGTCCGTCCGGGCAGCCTCCACGAGGTCCGAGAGTATGTCCTTCCGCGATTCCGTGTCCATCTGAGACGCCTCCCTTACCACCCTGGATCTGATAAATTCACCATCTGAGAAACATGTTTGAACGACGAGGATAACTAACTCTTTTCAGAATCGCCCGTAATGCCGGCATTCAGGTCCTGCGCTCCGGCGGCGTAGTCCGCGGATACACCAACTGGGGCACCTTCCGACTccccaagcccaccacaAAGCACCAGGCCAGATACACGGAAGGTCACCACTTCATTATGCGCTTCGATGCTTCCGGCCCCGTACAGATGGCTGTCCGCAGAACCCTCGGCCTCGATCCCCGGATGGTCCGCTTCTCGGTGGTCAAGCTGGGCGACAAGCTTGAGGACATAAAGGATGTCCAGGGCAAGGTTGAATGGAACAACGCACGCAACATCTCCGAGTCTATCTAAAAGTCGACGCTTCTTTGGTTACGGATTGgatggatgagatgaagaagagccgTTGTACAGCTCGTCTAAGTTGTTGATTTGCATTCGGACATTGATGGACATTGACAGTTCACTGTATTATTGGGATTGAGGGTTGTATTTTTGTACTATCATACCAGCATCGCAGGCGCACATATATATCACTTAATCGGGTTTCACTTTGAGGTGCTATTCT encodes:
- a CDS encoding mitochondrial 37S ribosomal protein bS6m (predicted protein), with the protein product MLYELIAVVRPGSLHEVREIARNAGIQVLRSGGVVRGYTNWGTFRLPKPTTKHQARYTEGHHFIMRFDASGPVQMAVRRTLGLDPRMVRFSVVKLGDKLEDIKDVQGKVEWNNARNISESI
- a CDS encoding glycine decarboxylase subunit H (glycine cleavage system H protein (lipoate-binding)) translates to MSAIARSVRPFASRVLSQKLPLAAACRVSPATAFPRGSVRNFSQSPFMELKKYTESHEWIELAADGKTAKVGITEYAAHSLGDVVFVELPEVDAEVSAGEPVGAVESVKSASDVNSPVSGKVINVNSILEDKAKFINESPEGDAWIAEIEVKDASELDNLLDAKAYKETLGDE